The genomic stretch TGCCAATAGTGACCTGCATTGAGACTCCGTGTGTCACATTCATTCCACTCTCGCCATACTTGACTAGCAATCCATACTACCTTACGTAGACAATCCCATCTACCACTCCGCCAGCAAACCAATTAATGACAAAAACACAAAAATACCAATCACTAAAGTTACCTCAGATCCAATCCCGAGTCAACCCAGCTAGATGCATTGACACAGCAATCAAAATGGTCGAACTCTAGACATCAAACTTATTATAGATTGCAAGACGTCGCCCCATACTGATGAAGGCTCGTTTGGTGTAGACCGTGTGTCATGATCTCCCAAGGGATAAGCCGCTCATCACTGGCGAAAAGCTGGAATTGCCGCATTTGCTATTCAACCAAGATGCCAGCCGGTGCTGTGCATCTTGCTCCCTGGGCGCCACCTGATAAGTTGGACTTGCCGTCCCAAGGTAGGTATTGGTTTCCCCGACTCCTTGTCAATGTCGAGGAAGAGTCTGGCATCGCTAGTAGTTTATAGAGACAACACCAGCTAACTGCACGTTTAAGGGAACCCCCCTTGTGTAAATCATTGCAGGGCTGGTCGAGCCCTAACCCAGCCCGCTGATATTCGAGCTGTTCTCTCCTCGAGGCCTCTGTGTGAAATTTGATTTGAGAAtggtggaggatgaagtCCAGCCTCTCCATAACTTAAAGGCATGCCCAAAGGCCCTATGACCCATGGGAATACCTTTCTTCAGCTGGTTAGACAGGCGGAGGTATTCCATCATCCTCGGTTGCGCGCCCTTTCTTGTCTTTGGCTGGTGGATAGTCGATCGAAAGCCAAAAGCAAACCCCCTGAGCCCTCGCAAGGCATCATCGGCGTGACAGTGGCGGCATCGAAAATCACCTAGCCTCCCCCTGTTGTCTATGACTTTGACTCACATGttataccaccaccaccatgccaGAGGCACTTGACCTCGTCATGCATGCGGTTGTTTTGCTGTATCTCTCTCGGCGGTGCCTAGCCAACAAGATATCCTGTCCCATTGAGCGTTTCTGAGTTGGATGTCCTGCTGGCAACCCTTTGTCCTATTCGATGTAGCAAGTATCATCGATTATCATGGACACGACCCCCCAGATCGCCAGGGATAAGGCTGCTCCTCTCGAACGAGAAGTTGCAACCCTTCGTAAGAAGACATCCATGATCACATCAGTCGCGATTAGACACTTGCTTTGTCTGGTTACCTCTCCTCGTAAGCAGACACAACGCTTTATACTAGACGCAGCTCGCGATTTTGTGTAGAGTTGAAGGGTAGCGAATATTGCCATTCCCTGAAACTGTATGCCCATCCCCACCGCGACATTTCGAGGATACTATCTACAGAGGATGTCGAGGTGATTGGTTTGGAGACGGGCGAAAGCAGTCCGAAAGGAAAGCATACCTAAACATTGCCTTTTTTGCATACCTAGGTATGTTGTAGTCAGCAATGAGTGCGAGAAGTGTGCCGAAATCCCCTCAAGGACGACACCCCTTGTGATAAATGATAGCCAGGTTAGGAGAGACGTTGTCAGCTCTGTTCTGGCTTGCCTTGGTTCGTGTTCAAGGCACATCCTGTCGTGTTATCAGGATTGGGAattgccttttcctttccccccGGTGTGACATCAGGTAGGAAACCAAAGGCTCGGTGAGGAGTACAGTATCATATGCGAGGCACGGTTTCAGTCGTCGCTGGTTTGGTCGCTCCAGTTTCGGTCCTGGCTGGGAGAACGGTAGATAGTGGTAAGAGGACGAGGTGCTGTTGTCGGCGGTGGGAGGACAACCTGGAAATCAGAGTCGGAAAGCCAGCCACTTCAACCATGTCCCACTGAAATGTCTGAAACAGTCTGTGAGGTCCCCAGGAACCATGACACATCTCGTTCAAGAGCTGCTCCCCAGATGAGCCAGATCACGGCAGGCTTGACCCGTCACAGCGCCAGGTCCGGCTGGACCATTGTCTTGCTTTGTGTGTCAGTTGTGGTGACAGCGTTGGTCGGCTCTGCGGTAATGGCTAAGTTGTGCAAGACTGGAAGGGAGGAaaatggaaaagggggtgaagTGCGGAGGTGTGGACTGATTTTATACGCAAGCAGGGAAGATTTGCGAGCAAACTTTTCAGCGGCGATATGCATGGCTGCGAGGTTATACAACCCTACAGTCGTACCAGCCGATGCCGCATTCTCCACTTGGATGATGGTTGGAAAGACACACTCAACATCTGTAGTTATTGGTCTCATTCAGGTGGTTGCCTGGTCAACCATGGACTTTCAGGGGTAATTAGGCACGGTATGCCAGACATGTTTCTTAGTTACCCACCTACGAATGAACATGTCGTCTGGTTATTCTAGTCCACAAATCAGTCTGAAGAGACAAGGAATAATCGCGGGAGGTCAATGGCATCAGCGGATTGACAAGTGCAAAGTCAAACCGCCTCAAAAGCTAGGGCAGGCACCTTTGAGTCAGCAAACACAACAAACTCTTTGACGCCCTAGGGTCCGCTTACCTCGACAAACACCTTGTTAAGTTCGAGCATCGCGATCCCCTTCCCCAGGCATTCAAATCTGCCAGAAGTTCCAAAGACAAGGCCTTGCACAAACTCCATACTTTTCTTGTCCACATCTTCCATCTCCACTAACCACCTCTCTGGTCGAAACGCGTCAGCGTCAGCCCCAAAAGTTTCCTGATTTcggaagatggagatggcatCCCAGCAGACGTTTGTCCCAGGCGGGATTCTGACGCCACAGACAGTTTGCTCCGTGTCGCATATCCTCGGAAGGAGGCCCATCACTGGCGAAGACAGCCTCAGTCCCTCCTTCATCACAGCCTGCAAGTACGGCAGCCGCCGTGCCTCTTCCTCTGCAATGGGActcgacaccctcccctcccgtaTCGCAGCATCAATCTCGTTTTGCAGCCTCTTATAGCTCCCAGGTGAGCTCATCAGGTAAAACATGGTCATCCTGATCGCCGTCGCCGTTGTGTCGCTCCCCGCCCCAATCTGCACAAACGTCTCCAGCCACGCGTTCGTATGGCCCAACCCATGCTTGACAAAGCTCCCGAGCATATCCCGCCTCACAACTTTGTCCTCCCCAAACCGCTCCGCCgcctgcttcttggccagctcctgctgcctcaccaccccctccagcttctccttcGGCAACAGCGCTCTAACTAGTGGGTTCTGCAACAACCCGAGCGTCCAGGGTATGGTCGCCAGCGTTATCACCAATGGCAACGATCCCGTCACCCCGGTCATCTGCCCGTAGATATCCCGGTCGTGGACCAAGCACTCGAAGCAGCGTCCTATCGCCAGCTCCGAGATCACATCTTGTGTCATGAAGGTGGCCTTTTCCGCCAGGTCCATTGGTCTGTACACCCCCCTTTCATCATCAGATAGGTATTTTCTCTCGATCAGCTGCACCAAATCTGCCACTCGGCGGTCGACGGCCTCGTGGAGGTTGTCCACGTCTTTGCCGCTGTACCCTGGGAGGAGCTTTGCTTTTATCGCGGCGTGCTTGTGGTTGTCTCGCTCTGAGAGGACGGTGCTCACGGGCTGGTCCATGCGGAACATGTCGTACCATTGTCCTCGGTACCACGGGCCGCGGGCAGACCATAGTTGGCGGATGGCGGCGGGGTCGCTGGTGATGACCCAGTTGGGGGCGATGCGGTATATGGGGCCGTAGcgtttggagagggaggagagatgCCGGGCGAGGGATCCGGTGCTTTGGTGGTAGGTGAGCCAGAGGGTGGTGAttttggctgggagggggcCGGGGATGTGAGCGAGGCGGAGGTAGCGCGATGTGCGGGAGAGGATCCGGTAGGTGAAGAAAAGGGCAGCGAGAGTGACAATTAGCGATAGGTATATCATGTCTAAAAGCTCTCTATGATTGAGAGTAACAGAAAGGTTGAAGCGGGATTCGAAGAGAAGATTAATGGAGCAGGTCGTACAGTTCTTCCCCTCACTCGTCAAAGCACAAAGCTCCTGGGGTGCGAGGAGTGCGAGCAGAGAAATCCGATCACCGACATTTGTCAGCCGGCGAATATCCCGCTTCCAAACACAGTGTCACATTGAAGGCGATGTCTGTACCATGCCGGGTCCAACCACCGGGAACCAATGAGGGCGGTGGCCAGGAAGACCGCCGGGACATGGGGGCATGAAACTAGAGGCTGCGACAATGATTCGAGGTCCTAAGGTATTGATACCCGAGAAAAGCCAGCCTTTTTGTCTTATGAGGCCTCTTGACTTCCTTCAAAGGCCATATACTAGTCCTAAAAGACCTCTTGCATATGTCGAAAGGCATCTTGTCCATCTTGGAAAGCCCTTTATGTACTTTGAAGGCCTGTTAATGCATATTGAAGGCCTGCTAGGATATTTAAGGGCGTATTGgctatctttgaaggcctcTTGATCATGTTCCAAGGCCTGTTTGATAGATAGATGAGGTATTCACTATCTCCAAGGGCATATTGATTATATCTGGATGCCCTTATTAGGTCGAGGGACTTTTGCCACAAGAGAATGTCGATCAGCAGTGCATGCGGCATGGGCCAACCTGTTAAGCCCCAAGCTGGTGACCGTCAGTCCAGATATCCATCGCACGATGCATTGCTACACCATCCACGAAGACTGAATGATCACCAAGACTTTGGCCACTCCCTCGGTAGGAACATTATCAAATGCTTCAGAACTCGTAATGAAGTCAACGAAATCGGTCCTTTGTTACAGGGGTTTCTTGTCCCATACCCGCGTTGATAGAAATCGTTTGTCATGATAATGTGATTCCTTGTGGCAGTGGAGGGCCGACTGATTTCCACCCAATCAAGCGTGTCTAGCTGGAGCAGGATCAGGTGACTGGACAAGAGAATGTTGACAGAAAAGAGAGCAGGCTAACTGCCTATGTAGGTGCTGCCCTTCCATCACAGGGACTGACATAAGCGGGGCTTTTGTCGGGTAAACGCAGAAATTTGCGACCACCACCTGCACCAAGGATCATAGTCTTGCCCGAAACAAACAAATCAAAGACCAACCACCGATGCCAAGGTTTCAACCAATAACGCGCAAGCACCATGCCAGCAACAAGCACGCCCGACCagctccaacccccaccccgaGACACGATTTTCTACCTCTCTCTCgacccccaacctcccagtCCAGCCGCAccaaccctcatcctcctccatggcCTCACATCCTCCCATCTCGAATGGTCCCTCGTCATCccacacctccaacctcactaccaccttctcctcgtcgACCTCCCAGCCCactcccgctcctcctccctcccacccccatacaccatcccctccatgGCCGATCAAGTAGCATCAATCATCCAGTCCCACGCACGGAACAGCCAAGCCCACGTGGTTGGCATGTCCATGGGCGGCTTCGTCACCCTCAATCTCGCCCGCCGGTACCCCTCCCTCTGTCTCTCGGCGTTTGTCTCTGGCGCCACACCTTTGGAGGGTATCACGAGGTGGTTGGCAAGGAACAATTGGGTATTATACTATGGGTTCTGGCTGTCAAACCTGATCATCACAGATGGGATGTATGACTGGATGTGCCGGGTGATGGACATGAAGGAGCATCGTGAGCTGCGGCGGGAGACTGTGAGGAATGTCAAGTGGGAGGTGATCAGGGATGTGTATGGGAGCATTGTGGAGGAGTTCACCGTGGAGGGGATGGCAGAGGTGGGCCAGGTGAGGTGTTTGAGTGTTGCTGGGGGAAAGCAAGATCAGGTTgaggtgacgaggagggTTGGTCAGGTCTGGAAGGAAAGGGGTTTGACTGGGCGGCTGGGTAGCCGGGCATTTGTGGTCAGAGGGGCGGTGCATGCTTGGGATTTGCAGTTTCCTGACGTTTTTGCTGGTGGTATTAGGAGCTGGGTTGAGAGGGACGAGTTGCCGGTTCAGTTTGAAGTTTTGGAATGAGCAAGATGTCGCGATTGTGTGAGTATTACCCATTTTTATCCTTCTGTTGTTGTTAAATACACATCGTACCATGTCATCTGCTCTCTCATACTGGTCTACCTGGGCAGTCCCATCGCCCTTCTAAAGAAGTTATTTTCCACAACAGGGAATCCTCCTTCCAGCACCTGCCCCTCGTCACCTTTCAACGTCTTCAATCCCTCATTCCACTTGCCCATCGCAAGACCGGTGAGAAACCCACCCAGCGGCTCTGTTGGAGACCAGTTGCCTCTCATTCCAAACTTGAAGACAGGGTGCAGCGCATGCCCCAAACCCGTCCTCGCAAGCCCCAGAGGTGGCATGTACTTGGTAATGCTCTTGTCCTGGTCGAGCCAGTCGATAAACCCAGGGCGGACGGTGCTTGCACGAAACAGCGGGTTTTTTTTCCTGACATCAGCCAATGCCAGTTCTGTCTCGCCTTTTGTTTTGCCGAAGATGGGGGTGAAGAGCCCCGGCTGGAAGGTTGCACCTTGGCCGGAGACATAGACAAAATTGAATGGCTTGTTGGTCGCTTTCAAGGCCGGTTGGAAAGCTGACGCAAAGGCCAATGGGTaggttttggtgatggtgatgtagTCCCTGTTTGATTCAGATTGGTCAGTCCAAAGCCAGCAGGGTTAATATAGGCTCGGGTGCGGGACATACTCTTTGTTCACTTGTGTTTGGCTAATACCAAGGGCCCAGACACAACCGTCCGCGTCTTGGAGTTGGCTGAGGACCTCGGGACTGTACGAGGAAAAGTCCTTGTGGATGATGACGTTGACCCGGGGGTCCTTGGCATCTTCAGCTAATTGCACTGGCCGGCGACTGAGGATGGAGATTTTGGAGATGTCGGTTGTCTTGAGCATAGCGTCGAGCACCGTGGTGCCGACCATGCCTGTGGCGCCTGTTAGGATGAGATGCATCCTACTTGGATGATGTGGTTTTTGAAACAAAAGAATCTGACGATGAACCGATGATACCGAGAAGAGACGAGAATGCAGCACTTTTTgaaatactttatagtacTCTCGAAGAGTCGGCAGAACATCGCACTGCGGCCGTCTTGGCAGCCGGTCAGCCCGACACGGTGATATCGGTGTTAGTAATCCCTGCGGATGCGGGTTGTTATGGCCGATGCGGATTGATTGGAAACCCGGCGCTGAGGGCGGAATGCGCAGGTCTTCGGATAGATTCTGACATCTGACCAACATGAACAAAGGTGCATGTGTTGCCATGGATCCTGAGCCTGAAAATCAGTAACGAAACACACCCAGTCATAATACCGACAAGACGACAGAGGAAGACGGCCAACAATCTTCACTCGGATGTTAGGTACGCTGGTGAGCCTAACAAGCCTTGCCAGTACCATCTATCAGTGATCACCAGCCCATTGAGAGCCACAACAGGTATAGAAACTTAGGTTTCAAGGGCTTTCAGTGATTGTAacgggaggaagaagaaaacttTGGAatagagagaaaaaaaagactgaATACAATACAGTATACCTATGGGCAGACTGAGGGGCTTTGTAGATCTATCTAAGCTTTAAATTAGTTTAAGATCCAATATGTCCGGGATCTAACCTCGTCGTTCCGTGCTTTTCTAGCAGCGACCTCCCAAGCCCTGCATAAGTCATGCCATGCTTGATCTATGAGGGGGGATGCTGCCGGTGCTGTCATGGTGGCTCAGGCTGACCTCCGGTTCGATGTGGAGAGAACAAGGACCCAAAAATGGGCTGCTCAAATGCAGGATATGTTGCAATGGAACCTCGGACTAGGCCTACCGAGTTCACCACAGACAAACTCAGATTTGTTCTAATTTGCTGCCATTTATCCATCTGCTGTTGGTGACGGAATGCCACCACGGCCTATCTGCTGCCAAGCTTTATTCCAGCCGAAGGCTTTGAACCACCCTGTCGACGACTCACCCACATAAAACACATGGCGCATAAAGAGTAGATCAGACTCTCAGTGTCAAGATGGCCAAATGTTTTCCACCCTCTTTTCCGTCCACTAACAACTCCCACCGCCGGTAAAAATGAAGCTAATCCCCCTTATTCTTCCCTCCTGCTTGGCCAGCGCTCAGGCTCTAGGCCAACGCCTGAATTTCACCGTCGACGCAACCGGCCGCGGCTGTCCACCGGGCTCTGTATCGGCTGCCATTTCCCCTGACGCCCAGGTCGTGACTTTTGGTTTCGACAAGCTCCAAGCTTACATCGGCCCAGGTTACGACCTTGCTGCAAGAACATCAAACTGTGGAGTCCATATCACGATCAATCGTCCAAACAGCCACATGCAGTatgctgttgttgagaaCACCTATCACGGCTATGAGCATCTGGACAAAAGTATCACTCTCACGCTCCTGTCGACGTTGTACCGCTCGGACAACGCGGGGCAGGTGATGACTACATCGGCCGCTATTCCGGGTTCAGGCGTGGGCCAGACATTCACCAGGACGGTGGCTGTTCCGGAGACCGAGTACTTGTGGTCAACATGTGGGAGCAATTCGACTCGGTGGATGTTGAGTGAAAGAATTTCATTGACGAGCAGGGAgaggggtgttgagggaaaGTTTcgggatgaggacgagggtgTTGTACCGCTGACAAGGCAGCTGCGGCTTCTGTGAGTTTTCATTGTGGTGAGAGCTGAAGGCGGGATGGGAGCCATGCTAACTTGGGAGCAGATATCGCCAGTGCAACTGAGATGGCCGATGCTTGGGAATGTGTAATGCCTTTTGTGTAATCTTCATGCCGAAGGCCCTATGCTGAGGCGTAGCAATGGAAACAAATTTGCTGTAgctctctctttcttcgTTCCAACGCTATCTAAGCAACTAATGCCTGATGATCATCTTCACAGACTGGACGTGCTCCAAAATGCTTGACATTGAGGGCTAATTAATGCTCAGCCTCAATCCTCGATTGGCTCGGGTGAAGATTCCTGTTCTTCGGCGTCATTCTCAGCCTCGGAATCATCCTGTTGTTCAGGATCGAAATGGATAAACTTTACTCCGGGATCGTCTTTCTCTGTTTCGTAGGGCCTGGTGGGCGAGGAAACCTGAGCCCATTCTGACCACCTGACCTTCTTCTCTATCTTCGTCTTTTTCCTGCTGGGGTAGCAGTTGGGGGTTGTCTCCACAGCGTTATCAGCCTCCTCGGGCTCGGGCGAGCGCTTTCGTTTGAGAATGCTGgttcccttcttcttcctcttgagaATCTTGCAAGCTCGGTGTCAGTATCCGAATCGTAGAAAATGCCGTATTTGGCGGGTGAGTCCTCCTGAGTTGGCAAGGATTCATACCCCACACGGCCGCTTATCTTCCAGACCTCGATACGAGCCATGGTAATGGCCTGTTGTTGACGACACTTTTTGCGGAATTTCCTCAGTTTGGCGGGGGGATCTCCCGATCCTTGTGACAGTGGTAGTACCTCTTGACGGGGCCTCCAGTTGGTCCTCAAAGAAACCATAGTCGTCAATGAATGGGTTGCTGGAGAGCTTGTGATCCTTGTAGCGGACCCGTGTGATTTTAACAATCCTAGCATCCTCGTCAAAGTCCCCTTCGTCAGAGTCCTTTTGGTCGGAGTCTTCATGGAAGATGAGCTGTCAGGGAGAGTTGGGAAGTCTTCCTCAGATATCTGCCCCTAAAGTCAGGAATGAAGAGGACATGTTAGGAAACA from Podospora pseudopauciseta strain CBS 411.78 chromosome 3, whole genome shotgun sequence encodes the following:
- a CDS encoding hypothetical protein (EggNog:ENOG50KOG0156; COG:Q) is translated as MIYLSLIVTLAALFFTYRILSRTSRYLRLAHIPGPLPAKITTLWLTYHQSTGSLARHLSSLSKRYGPIYRIAPNWVITSDPAAIRQLWSARGPWYRGQWYDMFRMDQPVSTVLSERDNHKHAAIKAKLLPGYSGKDVDNLHEAVDRRVADLVQLIERKYLSDDERGVYRPMDLAEKATFMTQDVISELAIGRCFECLVHDRDIYGQMTGVTGSLPLVITLATIPWTLGLLQNPLVRALLPKEKLEGVVRQQELAKKQAAERFGEDKVVRRDMLGSFVKHGLGHTNAWLETFVQIGAGSDTTATAIRMTMFYLMSSPGSYKRLQNEIDAAIREGRVSSPIAEEEARRLPYLQAVMKEGLRLSSPVMGLLPRICDTEQTVCGVRIPPGTNVCWDAISIFRNQETFGADADAFRPERWLVEMEDVDKKSMEFVQGLVFGTSGRFECLGKGIAMLELNKVFVELLRRFDFALVNPLMPLTSRDYSLSLQTDLWTRITRRHVHS
- a CDS encoding hypothetical protein (EggNog:ENOG503P7T4; COG:S), with amino-acid sequence MPATSTPDQLQPPPRDTIFYLSLDPQPPSPAAPTLILLHGLTSSHLEWSLVIPHLQPHYHLLLVDLPAHSRSSSLPPPYTIPSMADQVASIIQSHARNSQAHVVGMSMGGFVTLNLARRYPSLCLSAFVSGATPLEGITRWLARNNWVLYYGFWLSNLIITDGMYDWMCRVMDMKEHRELRRETVRNVKWEVIRDVYGSIVEEFTVEGMAEVGQVRCLSVAGGKQDQVEVTRRVGQVWKERGLTGRLGSRAFVVRGAVHAWDLQFPDVFAGGIRSWVERDELPVQFEVLE
- a CDS encoding hypothetical protein (COG:S; EggNog:ENOG503P3DQ), translating into MHLILTGATGMVGTTVLDAMLKTTDISKISILSRRPVQLAEDAKDPRVNVIIHKDFSSYSPEVLSQLQDADGCVWALGISQTQVNKEDYITITKTYPLAFASAFQPALKATNKPFNFVYVSGQGATFQPGLFTPIFGKTKGETELALADVRKKNPLFRASTVRPGFIDWLDQDKSITKYMPPLGLARTGLGHALHPVFKFGMRGNWSPTEPLGGFLTGLAMGKWNEGLKTLKGDEGQVLEGGFPVVENNFFRRAMGLPR
- a CDS encoding hypothetical protein (EggNog:ENOG503NYG9; COG:S): MKLIPLILPSCLASAQALGQRLNFTVDATGRGCPPGSVSAAISPDAQVVTFGFDKLQAYIGPGYDLAARTSNCGVHITINRPNSHMQYAVVENTYHGYEHLDKSITLTLLSTLYRSDNAGQVMTTSAAIPGSGVGQTFTRTVAVPETEYLWSTCGSNSTRWMLSERISLTSRERGVEGKFRDEDEGVVPLTRQLRLLISPVQLRWPMLGNV